GGCTTCAGCCGCACAGTCCTTCCCCAGCTTGAGCGCGCCCTGATCGCGGGCCACGACGTGGTCCTGCTGGGTGAGCGGGGGCAGGGCAAGACACGGCTCCTGCGCACACTGGCCGGGCTGCTGGACGAATGGTCGCCCGTGATCGAGGACTCGGAACTGAACGAGCACCCGTACGAGCCCATTACCGAGCAATCGCGGGCCCGTGCCCTCGCTGAAGGGGACAGGCTGCGGGTGGCGTGGCGCCACCGCTCCGAACGGTACGTGGAAAAGCTTGCCACCCCTGATACCAGCGTCGCCGACCTCATCGGCGACGTCGACCCGATGCGCGTGGCCGAGGGCCGGCGCCTGGGCGACCCCGAAACCATCCACTACGGCCTGGTCCCGCGCTCCAACCGCGGCATCATCGCCATCAACGAACTGCCGGACCTGGCCGAACGGATCCAGGTGTCGATGCTCAACGTGATGGAGGAGCGCGATATCCAGATCCGCGGCTACGTGCTGCGGCTGCCGCTGGACGTGCTCGTCGTCGCATCCGCGAACCCGGAGGACTACACCAACCGCGGGCGGATCATCACACCCCTGAAGGACCGCTTCGGCGCCGAGATCCGAACGCACTACCCCATCGAACTCGATGACGAGGTGGCTGTGGTCCGGCAGGAGGGACAGCTGGTGGCCGACGTTCCGCCGGTGATCCTTG
This genomic interval from Arthrobacter sp. SLBN-100 contains the following:
- a CDS encoding sigma 54-interacting transcriptional regulator, which produces MTDRPEIFTVGELRAAGHLQKDLRHEIRDNLLAALAEGRDPWPGLYGFSRTVLPQLERALIAGHDVVLLGERGQGKTRLLRTLAGLLDEWSPVIEDSELNEHPYEPITEQSRARALAEGDRLRVAWRHRSERYVEKLATPDTSVADLIGDVDPMRVAEGRRLGDPETIHYGLVPRSNRGIIAINELPDLAERIQVSMLNVMEERDIQIRGYVLRLPLDVLVVASANPEDYTNRGRIITPLKDRFGAEIRTHYPIELDDEVAVVRQEGQLVADVPPVILEILARYTRALRQSPAINQTSGVSARFAIAGAETVAAAALRRASVRGESEAVARIVDLGTAVDVLSGKIEFESGEEGREQAVLDHLLRTATAEAVRAHYHGIDLGPLVAALDGHRTVTTGEQITAQEFLENLPSLNGSGLYDEISGRLGATNQGQRAAAIELALEGLYLARRISKESDDEETIYG